In one Pseudomonas sp. MM211 genomic region, the following are encoded:
- a CDS encoding alpha-1,4-glucan--maltose-1-phosphate maltosyltransferase: MPSAHLQTPYLQEPVRLGHGQLSLEQALELPRLAIEAVEPQIEQGRFAVKAIAGDQLTVSALIFADGHDKLAGEVLWRDFGAQDWHREPLAFIGNDRWQAEITPQRVGEVEFLIEAWWDIYASYCYELSKKFGAGVIINLELQEGEQLLRQAAERADGDLGVALQALVDELLELQSLDERVALLLALDTQALVRRAEGHPHRTRSAVYLLDVERPMARFASWYELFPRSETDDPERHGTLRDVIKRLPAIQAMGFDVLYFPPIHPIGTAHRKGRNNSLTAGPDDPGSPYAIGSPEGGHDAIHPQLGTREDFVALVEAAREHDLEIALDFAIQCSPDHPWLQEHPGWFSWRPDGSIRHAENPPKKYEDIVNVDFYAKDAVPQLWLALRDVVRTWVELGVYQFRVDNPHTKPLPFWEWLIADIRKSHPQVMFLAEAFTRPAMMARLGKLGFTQSYTYFTWRNTKAELETYLTELNEAPWRDCYRPNFFVNTPDINPFFLHHNGRAGFLIRAALATMGSGLWGMYSGFEICEALPVPGKEEYLDSEKYEIRPRDYQAPGNIVAEIAQLNRIRRQNPALQTHLGFKAFTCWNDNILYFGKRTADRENFILVAISLDPHNAQEAHFELPLWELGLDDDATTLGEDLMSGHTWLWHGKVQQMRIEPWHQPFGIWRIRVAS; the protein is encoded by the coding sequence ATGCCGTCTGCTCATCTGCAAACCCCTTATCTGCAAGAGCCCGTCCGTTTGGGGCATGGCCAGTTGTCACTGGAACAGGCGCTAGAGTTGCCACGCCTGGCCATCGAGGCGGTGGAACCGCAGATCGAGCAGGGCCGCTTCGCCGTCAAGGCGATAGCCGGAGATCAGTTGACGGTCAGTGCGCTGATCTTCGCCGATGGCCACGACAAACTGGCGGGCGAGGTGTTGTGGCGCGATTTCGGTGCGCAGGACTGGCACCGCGAACCGCTGGCGTTCATCGGCAATGACCGTTGGCAAGCCGAGATCACCCCGCAGCGGGTCGGCGAGGTTGAGTTCCTCATCGAGGCCTGGTGGGATATTTACGCCAGCTACTGCTACGAGCTGTCGAAGAAGTTCGGCGCCGGAGTGATCATCAATCTGGAGTTGCAGGAAGGCGAGCAGTTGCTGCGTCAGGCGGCCGAGCGCGCGGATGGCGACCTGGGCGTGGCCTTGCAGGCACTGGTCGATGAGTTGCTCGAATTGCAGAGCCTCGACGAGCGCGTGGCGCTGTTGCTGGCGCTGGATACCCAGGCGCTGGTACGCCGTGCCGAAGGCCATCCGCACCGCACCCGCAGCGCCGTCTACCTGCTGGATGTGGAGCGCCCGATGGCACGCTTTGCCAGCTGGTACGAGCTGTTCCCCCGTTCGGAAACCGACGATCCCGAGCGCCATGGCACCCTCCGGGACGTGATCAAGCGCCTGCCTGCGATTCAGGCCATGGGCTTCGATGTGCTGTACTTCCCGCCCATTCATCCCATTGGTACCGCGCACCGCAAGGGCCGCAACAATTCGCTCACGGCCGGGCCCGATGATCCGGGCAGTCCTTACGCCATCGGCAGCCCCGAAGGTGGGCATGACGCCATTCACCCACAGCTCGGCACCCGTGAAGATTTCGTCGCTCTGGTCGAGGCGGCCCGTGAGCATGATCTGGAGATCGCCCTGGATTTCGCCATCCAGTGCTCGCCGGATCACCCGTGGCTGCAGGAGCATCCCGGCTGGTTCAGTTGGCGCCCGGACGGCAGCATCCGCCATGCGGAAAACCCACCGAAGAAGTACGAAGATATCGTCAACGTCGACTTCTATGCCAAGGACGCCGTGCCCCAGCTATGGCTGGCGCTGCGTGACGTGGTGCGCACCTGGGTCGAACTGGGCGTGTACCAGTTCCGCGTCGACAACCCGCACACCAAGCCGCTGCCATTCTGGGAATGGCTGATCGCCGATATTCGCAAGAGCCACCCGCAGGTGATGTTCCTCGCCGAAGCGTTCACCCGCCCCGCGATGATGGCGCGCCTCGGCAAGCTGGGCTTCACCCAGAGCTATACCTATTTCACCTGGCGCAACACCAAGGCCGAACTGGAAACCTACCTGACCGAGCTCAACGAGGCGCCGTGGCGCGATTGCTACCGCCCGAACTTCTTCGTCAATACGCCGGACATCAATCCCTTCTTTCTGCACCACAACGGTCGCGCAGGCTTTCTGATTCGTGCTGCGCTGGCGACCATGGGCTCCGGGCTGTGGGGTATGTATTCAGGCTTCGAGATCTGCGAAGCCCTGCCGGTGCCAGGCAAAGAGGAGTATCTGGATTCGGAGAAGTACGAGATTCGCCCGCGTGACTATCAGGCGCCCGGCAATATCGTCGCCGAGATCGCCCAGCTCAACCGCATCCGCCGTCAGAACCCGGCACTGCAGACCCACCTGGGTTTCAAGGCCTTCACCTGCTGGAACGACAACATCCTGTACTTCGGCAAGCGCACCGCTGATCGCGAGAACTTTATTCTCGTGGCCATCAGCCTCGACCCGCACAACGCTCAGGAGGCGCACTTCGAGCTGCCGCTCTGGGAGCTGGGCTTGGACGACGATGCCACCACCCTCGGAGAGGATTTGATGAGCGGCCATACCTGGCTGTGGCACGGCAAGGTGCAGCAGATGCGCATCGAGCCCTGGCACCAGCCGTTTGGTATCTGGCGCATCCGCGTTGCGAGCTGA
- the ligD gene encoding DNA ligase D yields MARATSVYNRKRNFESTSEPRESTTRRRAKAGALRFVVQKHDARNLHYDFRLELQGTLKSWAVPKGPSLDPTQKRLAVHVEDHPLEYATFEGSIAEGNYGAGDVIVWDQGIWQPEGDPVAAYEAGKLKFTLIGEKLTGAWTLVRTRLKGSGDKQQWLLIKERDDVARPAGDYDIVSALPASVISGNLVGGMHKPAANQSRPSSAKAKSVAKATPAAGKAKTMPELLSPQLATLVSAPPGGDWIYEIKYDGYRIMARISEGVVKLFSRNGHDWTQRMAPQAEALGKLKLGDSWLDGEAVVLDDHGMPDFQALQNAFDEQRSGDILYFLFDAPWLDGQDQRSLPVQERRAALLERLPARRGLLRFSDAFEVDHQSVLGSACALGLEGVIGKRVGSPYRSSRSADWIKLKCRQRQEFIVVGFTKPQGSRAGFGALLLAVNDGDGLRYSGRVGSGFNDALLSSLHKRMKALGRDDSPLSKQPSAAQRRGVQWVEPQLVVEVAFAGWTHEGLVRQGAFIAERSDKPAEQIVEERPVPPELLDDEPVPSTKTQRRGGREDVGEVSISNPDRVIDAQSGATKVELAQFYAGIADWLLPDLRSRPVSLLRAPDGVNGEQFFQKHAERLAIPNIRHLDPALDPGHDRLMAIDSVPALVGAVQMGAIELHTWNAAYASIERPDRLILDLDPDPALPWRAIVEATRLSLAVLDELGLEAFLKTSGGSGMHLVVPLARHVDWETLKAFGKAISQFMADELPDRFSARMGPKNRIGKVYLDYLRNGRGASTVAAYSVRARPGLPVSVPIRREELTELQGSAHWHMGNLQQRLSRLQSNPWEGYANRQRITRAMWKKLGADAP; encoded by the coding sequence ATGGCCAGGGCGACCAGCGTCTACAACCGCAAGCGCAACTTCGAGTCCACCAGCGAGCCCCGTGAATCGACGACGCGCCGTCGCGCCAAGGCCGGTGCTCTGCGTTTCGTGGTGCAGAAGCACGATGCCCGTAACCTGCACTATGATTTTCGCCTGGAGCTGCAGGGCACTCTGAAGAGCTGGGCGGTGCCCAAGGGCCCCAGCCTGGATCCGACTCAGAAGCGCCTGGCCGTGCATGTCGAGGATCATCCGCTGGAATACGCCACCTTCGAAGGCAGCATTGCCGAGGGCAATTATGGCGCGGGCGACGTGATCGTTTGGGATCAGGGCATCTGGCAGCCCGAGGGCGACCCCGTCGCTGCTTACGAGGCGGGCAAGCTCAAGTTCACCCTGATCGGTGAAAAGCTGACAGGAGCCTGGACGTTGGTGCGCACACGCCTGAAGGGCAGCGGCGACAAGCAGCAGTGGCTGCTGATCAAGGAGCGGGATGACGTCGCGAGGCCGGCAGGCGATTACGACATCGTCAGCGCGCTGCCGGCCAGCGTGATCAGTGGCAATCTGGTCGGCGGCATGCACAAGCCCGCAGCCAATCAATCGCGGCCATCGTCGGCCAAAGCCAAGAGCGTGGCCAAGGCAACGCCGGCGGCCGGCAAAGCCAAGACAATGCCCGAGCTGCTGTCGCCGCAGTTGGCCACGCTGGTCAGCGCGCCTCCAGGTGGCGATTGGATCTACGAGATCAAGTACGACGGCTACCGCATCATGGCGCGTATCAGCGAGGGTGTCGTGAAGCTGTTCAGCCGCAACGGCCATGACTGGACACAGCGCATGGCGCCACAGGCCGAGGCGCTGGGTAAGCTCAAGCTGGGTGACAGCTGGCTGGATGGCGAAGCCGTGGTGCTAGACGACCACGGCATGCCGGATTTTCAGGCCCTGCAAAACGCCTTCGACGAGCAGCGCAGTGGCGACATTCTGTATTTCCTCTTCGATGCGCCATGGCTCGATGGCCAGGATCAGCGCAGCCTACCGGTTCAAGAGCGGCGTGCGGCGTTGCTCGAGAGGCTACCGGCACGACGTGGCCTGCTGCGTTTCTCGGACGCTTTCGAGGTCGACCATCAGAGCGTATTGGGCAGCGCCTGCGCCCTGGGCCTGGAGGGGGTGATCGGCAAGCGTGTCGGCAGCCCGTATCGATCCTCGCGTAGCGCTGACTGGATCAAGCTCAAGTGCCGGCAGCGTCAGGAATTCATCGTGGTTGGCTTCACCAAGCCGCAAGGTAGCCGCGCAGGTTTCGGCGCATTGCTGCTGGCGGTCAACGATGGCGATGGGCTGCGCTACTCCGGGCGCGTCGGCAGCGGGTTCAACGATGCGTTGTTGAGCAGCCTGCACAAACGCATGAAGGCACTCGGCCGCGATGATTCGCCTCTGAGCAAACAGCCGAGCGCCGCCCAGCGCCGTGGCGTGCAGTGGGTCGAACCGCAACTGGTGGTGGAGGTGGCGTTCGCGGGATGGACGCACGAAGGCCTGGTTCGGCAGGGCGCCTTCATCGCCGAACGCAGCGACAAACCCGCCGAACAGATCGTTGAGGAACGGCCGGTGCCCCCCGAGTTGCTCGACGATGAGCCCGTGCCCAGCACCAAAACGCAGCGCCGCGGTGGTCGCGAAGACGTTGGCGAAGTGTCGATCAGTAACCCGGATCGGGTCATCGATGCGCAGAGCGGGGCGACCAAGGTCGAGCTCGCGCAGTTTTACGCCGGGATCGCCGACTGGCTGCTGCCGGATCTGCGCAGCCGCCCGGTATCGCTGCTGCGTGCGCCAGATGGCGTGAACGGTGAGCAGTTCTTCCAGAAGCACGCCGAGCGCTTGGCGATCCCCAATATCCGCCATCTCGACCCTGCGCTGGATCCCGGTCATGACCGCCTGATGGCCATCGACAGCGTGCCGGCACTGGTCGGTGCTGTGCAGATGGGCGCCATCGAGCTGCATACCTGGAACGCCGCCTACGCCAGCATCGAGCGCCCAGACCGGCTGATCCTCGACCTTGACCCTGATCCGGCATTGCCTTGGCGTGCCATCGTCGAAGCCACGCGCCTGAGCCTGGCGGTGCTTGATGAGTTGGGGCTGGAGGCGTTTCTCAAGACCAGCGGCGGCAGCGGGATGCACCTGGTTGTGCCGCTGGCGCGGCATGTTGACTGGGAGACCTTGAAGGCCTTCGGCAAGGCAATCTCGCAGTTCATGGCCGATGAGTTACCGGATCGTTTCAGCGCTCGAATGGGCCCGAAGAACCGCATCGGCAAGGTGTATCTGGACTACCTGCGCAATGGCCGCGGCGCCAGTACGGTGGCAGCGTATTCGGTTCGTGCGCGGCCTGGGCTGCCCGTATCCGTGCCGATTCGCCGGGAAGAACTGACGGAGCTGCAGGGGTCGGCCCACTGGCATATGGGTAATCTGCAGCAGCGCTTGTCGCGTTTGCAGAGCAACCCCTGGGAAGGCTATGCCAACCGGCAGCGCATCACTCGCGCCATGTGGAAGAAGCTTGGTGCCGATGCGCCTTGA